A stretch of the Panthera uncia isolate 11264 chromosome D1, Puncia_PCG_1.0, whole genome shotgun sequence genome encodes the following:
- the CWC15 gene encoding spliceosome-associated protein CWC15 homolog, protein MTTAARPTFEPARGGRGKGEGDLSQLSKQYSSRDLPSHTKIKYRQTTQDAPEEVRNRDFRRELEERERAAAREKNRDRPTREHTTSSSVSKKPRLDQIPAANLDADDPLTDEEDEDEDFEEESDDDDTAALLAELEKIKKERAEEQARKEQEQKAEEERIRMENILSGNPLLNLTGPSQPQANFKVKRRWDDDVVFKNCAKGVDDQKKDKRFVNDTLRSEFHKKFMEKYIK, encoded by the exons ATGACAACAGCAGCTAGGCCAACTTTTGAACCTGCgagaggggggagaggaaaaggagaaggtgaTTTGAGCCAACTCTCAAAGCAGTATTCAAGTAGAGACCTACCTTCTCatacaaagataaaatatag ACAAACCACTCAGGATGCCCCTGAAGAAGTTCGCAACCGTGACTTCAGGAGAGAGctggaggagagagagcgagctgccgccagagaaaaaaatagagatcgTCCAACACGAG AACATACAACCTCCTCATCAGTGTCAAAGAAACCTCGGTTAGACCAGATTCCTGCTGCCAACCTTGATGCAGATGATCCTCTAACAgat GAGGAAGATGAAGATGAAGATTTTGAAGAGgagagtgatgatgatgatactgcAGCTCTTCTTGCAGagctagaaaaaattaaaaaagaaagagctgaagAGCAGGCCAGGAag GAACAAGAACAAAAagctgaagaagaaagaatacgTATGGAAAACATATTGAGTGGAAACCCTCTCCTTAATCTCACTGGCCCATCCCAGCCTCAGGCCAACTTCAAAGTTAAAAGAAG gTGGGATGATGATGTTGTTTTCAAGAACTGTGCAAAAGGTGTAGATGatcagaagaaagacaaaagatttgTAAATGATACACTGCGATCTGAATTTCACAAAAAGTTCATggagaaatatattaaatag